GGCGGTGATGGTCGCGTCAATTTTGCCTTGCCGGATTTGCGCGGGCGGGTGCCGATTCATGTTGGCAGTGGGCATACACTTGGTGAACGCGGCGGCGAACAGGCGCACACCCTATCGATTGCCGAGTTGCCGACCCACACTCATGTGCTCGAAGGCACATCTAACAACGCTGTCAACACACCGGCCAACACGACTGTACTGGGCAAATCAAATCCCCAGTCGGCTTACGGCGGACCGGCGAACCTACAGGCAATGGATCCCCGAAGCATTGGGAATGTAGGCGGTTCTCAGGCTCATTTGAATATGCAGCCATTTCTGACCCTGTCGTTTTGTATTGCCTTACAGGGCATTTTTCCATCACCCAACTAAGGAGAAAATTTATGGCACAACCCTATGTCGGAGAAATTAGAATGTTTGCCGGTAACTTTGCACCGGCTGGGTGGATGTTCTGTGAAGGGCAACTGCTTCCCATTTCTGAGAACGAAACCCTGTTTCAGTTGATTGGTACGACTTATGGCGGGGACGGGGAATCAACCTTTGCCCTTCCTGATTTGCGCGGACGCATTCCTATCCATCAGGGCAATGGTTTTATTTTGGCAGAAACCGGAGGCGCAGAAGAGATCACGTTGACTGTGCAACAAATTCCCGCACACAGCCATCCACTGCTGGGCTCCAGTTCGTCAGCTTCGTCAACGGATACGGCAGGTAATGTTGGCGCACGAATCACTGTGGCAGGTGTTTTTGCCTATGGCACGGATGCTCCGTTGCAACCCTTGTCACCACAGGCTGTCGCGCCAGTTGGAGGAAGTCAACCCCATACGAATTTTCAACCGTACCTTTGCATTGATTTCATCATTTCGCTGTTCGGAATTTTCCCGTCACCAACATAAAAAGATGGTGAATCGAAAGGTCGCAAAAAATACGGTAGTTTCTGTTATGGATTTTTAATGATGGGAACTAATGGTCAGGGGTTAAAATCAATTCACCTGAATTGATCATATCTACAGGAGATTTTCATGGCAGATCCATTTGTTGCTGAAATCAGAATCTTCCCCTTCAATTTTGCGCCAAGGGGGTGGGCATGGTGTGACGGGCAATTGATGCCACTTTCACAAAACACAGCCTTGTTCTCGTTGCTTGGAACGACTTACGGCGGGAACGGGAAATCGAATTTTGCCTTACCCGATTTGCAAGGGCGAGCGCCCATGCATCCAGGTCAAGGACCTGGTCTATCGCTTCATGACCTTGGTGAAACCGGTGGCAGCGAAACCGTGACGCTTCTTGAAAGCGAGATTCCGTCGCATCCTCACCAGATGTCCGTTTCGTCACAACTCGCCTTGGAAAATCAGGTGAATGTTGGCGGAGCCGGTCAACTCTTTGCGATGGGCGATGGTATCAATCTATATGGTA
The Acidobacteriota bacterium DNA segment above includes these coding regions:
- a CDS encoding tail fiber protein, with translation MAEPFLSEIRIMSFVFAPRGWALCNGQLLPINQNQALFSLLGTTFGGDGRVNFALPDLRGRVPIHVGSGHTLGERGGEQAHTLSIAELPTHTHVLEGTSNNAVNTPANTTVLGKSNPQSAYGGPANLQAMDPRSIGNVGGSQAHLNMQPFLTLSFCIALQGIFPSPN
- a CDS encoding tail fiber protein, coding for MAQPYVGEIRMFAGNFAPAGWMFCEGQLLPISENETLFQLIGTTYGGDGESTFALPDLRGRIPIHQGNGFILAETGGAEEITLTVQQIPAHSHPLLGSSSSASSTDTAGNVGARITVAGVFAYGTDAPLQPLSPQAVAPVGGSQPHTNFQPYLCIDFIISLFGIFPSPT
- a CDS encoding tail fiber protein, coding for MADPFVAEIRIFPFNFAPRGWAWCDGQLMPLSQNTALFSLLGTTYGGNGKSNFALPDLQGRAPMHPGQGPGLSLHDLGETGGSETVTLLESEIPSHPHQMSVSSQLALENQVNVGGAGQLFAMGDGINLYGTANNLVGMAGQALAPAGGDQPHNNMQPYLTFYFCIALQGVFPPRT